TGTCTGAGTCGCCAGACCAGTCCCTGAAAGTGTTTGACTTACAATACCACAAATTTAGTATAGATTATACTATAAAAACTagctacaaaaaaataaaaaaagaagaagaagaagaaaaaaaactagcCACAATCTCTAATTGCATTTCTGTGGGGGAATGGATTCAGAGTTCCATATAGGAGTGTCAAGAGCACAGGAAACAGCCCACCCTAAACTACTGGTAGTTCATCCTGTGGCCTTGATCAGGGTCTTGGGCAGGATGGGAAATTGTGGGCTGAGAAAGGATGCTAGGACAATGAAGAGCTGGTTCAAACCGAGTTAGAAGTAGAACTTGGGGTCTTTTGATTTCTAGTATTTTTCCACTATACAAACTATGACCTGTGTTATTTCAAGTACAATATTTGTTACAGAGAGGACATAttgtctctaattttatttagtgTTATGATTCTGATcactttctgattaaaaaaaaaaaactgtttcaaAAGGATGCAAAGATGTTTCCAACAGTAGCTACGATCTACATCACTACTTTGGCTAACTgttctttttatgtgttttttagtCACAGAGTTTGGGGCAATCAGGAAAGAGAAAGTGAAGTGAAAGATATCCTTAGAACCATTTTTTTGTAGATTACAGTGATGAACCCGAAACTATGGCCCCATATCTTTTCTGGTATTTGAATGGGACAAATGGCTATAGAGAAAAATTCACTTATGAATCCCACAGGTGTCTTTTCACAACAATCCAGACCTCTGTGAATTTTCCTTATTTACTCATATCCCTCAAAACCCTAAGGGGAGCCTGCAGTATTCATGTCTTCTTACCTCTTTAGGGACTTCTGCATCTTCAGAGAAGCTTACAGTTAGTCATTGTTCTTCAGTGTAGTAGGGAAAGAAAGGATgataaaagtgaaaattatttggtTAACTTGGCTAAACTTACACAAAATGTTatgcataatttaaaatatttagaaaacctCTTATATGAGGAAATGAAAATGACATTTATACCAAACCCCAGTCAAGTGGCCCTTGGGGTATAATTTAATTATCTTTCATAGAGTTTGGGAGCATTATATAAAATATGGGATTATTTTAATTCAACATGACAGATAATAACATCATGAGGAAATTTCTTATTGCAAACCTGCTCAGAGGGGAGAAATCAATTTCTGGAAACTAGACCATTAAAAATAGAGTACTTTTGATCCAATGTAAACAATAAGATCTTGGCAGTGGAGAGTCTGTTTTGAGTCCTGCTACCCCTGCTACCTCTGCCCTCTCCAGCCACCAGCTCCAACTTCAAGCTGACTTTGAATTTCTTCTCTTGACCCATTTGAGAAACCTTTGTAGACCATCCTATGTTGGGCAGTGTGGTGAGCTCCAAAATCATCTTCATTGTTTATAATCACTCCCTACAAAGcataataattttaagaaactaTGTTTTTCTCTCAGGACTTGGGCTAAAGTCTGATGAACTTCCCAATCAGATGAGCATAACTGATTGgccagaaatgaagaagaaatttgCAGATGCATTTGCAAAGAAGACAAAGGCAGAGTGGTGTCAGATCTTTGACGGCACAGATGCGTGCGTGACTCCGGTTCTGTCTTTTGAAGAGGCTGTCCGTCATGATCATAACAAAGACCGAGGCTCATTTTTCACTGATGAGAAGCAGGTTGTGAGTCCTCGCCCTGCGCCTCTGCTGTCGAGCACTCCAGCTATCCCTTCTCCCAAAAGGCATCCTTTTGTAGGAGAACACACTGAAGAGATACTTAAAGAATTTGGGTTCAGCCAGGAAGAAATCGATCAGCTTAACTCAGATAAAATTATCGAAAGTAATAAACCAAGAGCTAATCTCTAAGTTCCCAGCCCCGCGGCTCACGTGTATTGGAATACTGCATTTATAGTATGGAATAATACACAAAATTATAGGCATGGACATGTGCAAGAGCAGGATCACAGTGGTTCAGTCCAACTATTCTAAGGAAGGAACAAGACTCTGATTATACAGTAATGATTGAATTGTGAAAATGTAATCATGGTTTTTGATTTTGGAATGTTTTTAGTTTACCTATACTAATTTGTGGCAATTTTTCTGCCTTCCAGTTTGCTTGATAGATTATATTTgttgatattaaaatatttaaatgtttataatatactttaaatgaattaatatgctttttattaaataaagctttttccccctAAACTTTACTCATGCTTTTAAGTTTGTGAAAAGCTTTCAAGAAAGTCCTTTGAATAGCAATTAAATAGCTTTTTGAGACTCACTGAAATATTTTTGGCTCTAATGTTTAGCAAGATGAATGTCCTTAGATAGAAAATTCTGATCCTCTTACTTTGATAAGGAAATCAAAGACCAGTGTCTTTGAATTGGAATTTTAGAAAATGTTCTTGAGGTTTCTTTCAGATGACTCCCACCCCTCTCTCTATAGACTGCTTTACTGGAGCCTGACTCCTCTGTGTAGCTGCCTGTTAGCATCACCCAGACGTGTCTCTTTTTCAGTAAATTGTAGCGTCATCCTTTTGAAAGTCCTACTAGGCTCTTCCTCCTCTTACCAGTCTCTGGCTTCCACTGCCATCATGTCTTTCTCAGCTTCTAGTAGGCCCACAGCTTACCCCTCACTTCATTTAGGCCGCTGCCCAAATGTCACCTTATGGAGAGTCTTTTCCTGACCCCTGTCTAAAATAGCCACCTCATCACTCACTCTCCCCTCACCTGTTCTGTTGTTCTTCACACTACGTATCACTGCTGACATTATATTGATTGACCCCAGCCCTCACTCCCTCTTAACTAATGCATACTAGAATGGAAGCTTTATGAAACTTTGTAGGTTTTATTCATTGCTAAATCTTCAGTTCCTAGAATCGTGCCTGGCCCATAGTGGAAACtttgtgaatatttattaaaggaatgaatagCTCCCACATCCATCCCTTTGCCCATCTCTCATTGCAGCTTTCATTCAGGACCCTGTTACCTCTTCCCTGGACTAGTATTCAGCTTCCCTACCTAACTTTTTGACCTCTAGTATCactgccttcatttttttttgcattgtgtTACTCTACTGGTAATCTTTTTGATACCAAACCAGTCTTTTCAGTCCTGTAAAATTCTTCAGTGGTCCTCTTTTttcctatataataaaatataaattcatttacATAGCATATGagctatttatttataataagacTTCTACCTTGCTGTCCAATCCCATCCCTACCCACCTGCTCCCAGCACTTTATATTGGACTGCCTGAAGTTTCTAAATATCCTATGGTCTCTCTTGCTTCCATTCCTTTCCATATGCTGCAACATTTTTCAGGACTAACAAAACTTGCGACACCTTATGCTACAGCTTGTTGATCTAGGAAACCAAGAGTTGGCTCAAAttgtctttgagccttctttgtGAAATATCCCATGTTTCTCAGCCCTAGGGCAGTTTCGCACAGTGATTATGAATTTTGGAGTCAGAAAGgccttgggttcaaatctcactCTATCATTTGATGTCTAAGACAGTGCCTGTGATGTTCCTGGAATATCCTAGGTGCTCAGTAATTGTTAGCTCCTATTCTTTGGGGTCCTTCCTATGTTCCCATTGCACTTTGTACGTATCTCCAAGGATAGCAATTGCTTTTAGTGCAGTTTACATAACTCTTCACCAGGCCATAAGCTCCTAGAGTAGTTACTCCAGCGTGCAAAAGAATCATCTGGAGATACTGTTAAAACAGATTCCTAGGCCCACCTGTACAGATTCTAATGCGGTGAGTCTAGGGTGAGACCCATGAATTTACATGTCTACCAAGCTTCCAGGTGATTATAATGCTTCTGGTTCGAAGACCACCCTTTTAATAGCACTGTCCTAATGGATATGAACCAAGGCTTTTTCCCTTTGTTACtgtcatagtaggtgctcaaaaaaatgtctgttgaatggaTCGTGAGGGAAAGGATAAAAGCGAGTTGGCAAAAATCTGTAAATCAACAGATGGGATAGCTTAGAATATTGATTTCTGTGATTAATTGACtttatacaaaatatttgaatgaaaaattggtttttgtagggtgtGAACTTTCAAAGAATAAATGTATGTAAATAAGGCTACTAGCTTTTGTTAGTGACCCATACTTTTCTTCTGAAGAGTCTAAGACTAAGACCCTGTGCAGAAAAGGCTGCGTTTCCTCTTCTTTTAGATATCCTTTGATCAACTGTAGATTTAGAAATAGGCAAGGGGCAGGTAAGGAGAAAACAGGAAGCTTGAAGGAGGATGGAAGGGAAGCAGGTGGTTGAAGATGGTCCATTCTAGTGAAAGGAATACAAAGTTCTTGAGTGCATAGTTCACTACCATTCATTTACACTCTCTTTTGATCCTACAGTGTAAGAAGTGATGAGATGCTGCAAACTGTATGGTGATAACTAAAATAAGTCACATGGAACAAGGTGACTGATTGCATCCAGGCCTCTTATCTCTGACTTCACATCATCCCTCTAAGCACATTCTAGGCTTCAGTCCCAATTACATTGCACTGTATAATTTGCAAAATACTTTTACGTATATCAAATTAGGATGCCTTCAACTGCAAGTAACAATATCCAAAACAAGAAGGAAATGTTTGGGCTCATAGACCTAGAGTCCAGAAGGATGTTGAGTTTTAGAGTTGCCTGAATCTAGTCACTCAGACCCTGTTTCCATGCATTCTTCTGCCTCTGCCAACTTGCCATCCTCCATTTGTTTGCTTTATCCTTAGCCTGAGAGCAAGTTTTGGACCTCATATCCGCACACAGCAACATCCAAAAGAGGAGACGGTCTCAGCAATCCTCAGCAAGCCTTGTCTTGTGTCTTCTTGAACAGAGATAAGTCACAAGCTATTCCAACACCAGTCTTTGGCAGAGAAGGTGGGATTATCCTTAGATAAAGCTCCCTGGACTCAGCTTCCTGGAAGCCCATGTTTGTATGAGGGAGGGGTCGATTCTGGAATCTAATCCAGGTTCCATCAGGATAGGGGGAGTGGAAAATGGATGTTGGGTAGGTAGCCAATAACATCCATTACATACAGTATCTCAGTTCCTCTTCCACAATCACAAGGGGAAGGCAGGGAGGCTTCccaattttacagaggagaacacGAGGCTCAGATGGTCCTAAACCTTCTTAGTTTATATCTCCCCTAGTTTCTCAGTAATTTTTTCATGGTGCCCCAGGCCAAAAGAAATATCTAACCATCCCATTTATAAATATTAGGTCCCAACAACTTAAGTATTTATGTCCTAATAGCTTATTAGctgtttgaaaaatataatacacataaattgaaagaagacacttatttttatttcattcttaatcACACTTACTAATGGGGTCATATGCACCTGCTGGACACTGCACAGTTTCTCATGCCTTGGAATCAAGTTGGATACCACTACCCTCATTTTCTGTTACACATTGATTTTCATACAATACTAGCTTTTTATTGTGACTGTGAAAGACCCAGCCTcacaaaaatatgaaatcatTGAAAGGATTGTAGTGTAATCTTATGTTGAAAGTGTGAACTACCGTACTAGTAGTTCATGTGGTGTCTGACAGATGTTGAGTTTCACTCTGTTTACTGtcttcagatttttaaatatcCTGAGATACCCATGTGAGTTCACTGTGGTGTACTGGGGCGCCGTGGCACACAGTTTGGGAAACACCAGTttcagtgatttgcccaaggaaaTACAACTGGGAGGAGGTAGAACCGGAATTTAAACTCTGACTCCAAGTCTTGCTCTTAAACCAATTTTAGTCCCCTTTCTATAAGATCGTGTTTCCTCTGCCACTCAGACTTTTCATTTGAACTCAGGGTCCAGCAAGGAAAATAAGACCCACTCCAAGTCtttaaaacagaagaaatttaATATAGAGAATTACACTGGTGACAAAAGAGCTGGGAAGCCTAGAGGTTAGTGAGGGAACCCGGATATGAGCAACAACATGAAGCCGGGACCACTCCTATCGCTGCAGGGACGATAGAAAAGATAGTATTATCGGGACTCAGAAGCCAAGGGTGCCTGGTGGAAGCTGGACCCATAGTGGAGGTGCAGCCACTGCCAGAGATGTTTCAGAAAGGAGAAGAGGGGCAGGGGGGATGCTCCGAtttcttcccttccccctcccccagtcttCCCATcagtgcctcccattggccaaatctaCCTAGTAGTCAGAAAGCAAGGAAACCTGGAAAATATAGTCTTTTCTGATACAGagcaggggaggaggggcagcGGACGGCTCTGAGCAAACAGGCAGTTGACTGGCACTATGAATGTAGTGTATACATGCCATTCATTCAAGAATTCCTttagcaaatacttattgaggaCCTACTAGGTGCCAGGTATCATGCTGGATGCTGGGGATACCATAATGAGCAAAACAGATCTGATCACTGCTCTTAAGGGGATCAGAGACTAATTAACATAGGAGAAACAGAATAAACACAGAACTATCTAATTTTAAAGTGTGTTAAATGCAATGAAGGAAAATATCACAGTGCTATGAGACAGCTAGTGATTTAGAAGAAGGGTGCGACCCTCCCACCATTTTGTCCCGTTAATTGACTCTTGAGGTGCATGCGTAGAAAACGTGTGTTCAGAAAACTTATGCTTACAGAATATTTATATCTAGGAAAAGTTTATAGAAAGATATCGACTCATTCATATTTCAACTTAACACCCGCGTAATAGAGTTTTATTGTTCCAAAGCTGGGCATGTGATTGTGtgtaatagtgtgtgtgtgtgtgtgagagagagagagagagagacagagagggagggtgAGAACAGTACAAAGGAAGATTCCTTTAGAAAAACATTCTAAGGAGCCAGAGGGCTCACAGCAGCTAATCTCCGTCTtgctgcccaggccccaccccccttccctcaTCATAACTTGTGATCTTAGAGGCATGAAAGAATTtgagcccctcccccagcctgacCATCTCTGTTGGCTGCTCAGCCAGGCTCCATGTCAAATCCAGCTTGGGGCACAAACCCGAGGGCCACACAGGAGGTGGTGGGCTTGCAGGCAGGTTCCTAACCCAGTGGCCATGGGTGGCAACAGTGGGCAGCCTGGCATTCACACCTGTAAGTCCCTAGCTGAGGATGGCCCCTTTGGCTCCGTGGAGCCGCCCAAAAGATCCACGGGCAGTCTCGTCTTGCACAGCATGGCCATGTTTGGCCGGGAGTTTTGCTATGCGGTGGAGGCGGCCTACGTGACCCCAGTCCTGCTCAGCGTGGGCCTGCCCAAGCGTCTGTACAGCGTGGTGTGGCTGCTCAGCCCCATCCTGGGATTCCTGCTGCAACCTGTGGTGGGATCGGCCAGCGACCACTGCCGGGCCAGGTGGGGCCGGCGGAGACCCTACATCCTCACCCTGGGCATCATGATGCTCTTGGGCATGGCCCTGTACCTCAACGGGGACACTGTCACATCAGGTCAGTGGACTGCATGAGATGGGCAGTCAGGGAAAAGGGTCCTAGGGTGCAACTACATAGGAGGAGAATGCGAATTTCTTTATGTGACACTTAGAAATCTGAACAGATTCTCTCTCCTAGGTTACAATGAACATCCACCTTGGAATAACCCAAATTCTGTGGTTGGGGAGACTTGACTTTTGGAAACATCAGTGTacattgcttttttgttgttgtgaggattttaaaataggattaaatttttatctattttatcaaattaaatatttttacctATTTATCAATTGTGGTGTTTTTTGAGCTCATTATGCCTTATTCAGTACTTTGTCAAATTAACCAGCTGCCAAATGGCTCCATGAATTTTTACAATAAATTACCTGTGTGTCTAAATAAGAGTTAATTCTGTTAATAGCTTTATGTGGAGCCTTTTAATGGGTGCTGAGCATCAGCCTGTCATCTCAAGGGGACATTTTTGCATTGCAAATTCTGGACAAAAACAAACGTGATGGTGATCACTTTTTCTAGCCATAAATCAGCCACCAATTAGTAATTGGTGGtagtacataaaaattaaaaaaaaaggttgttAAACTTAAAAATAGCACACATTTTTAGATCATTAGCTCCCAGGCTAGCAGAATGGATGAAAGTGAGGCAACATAATCAgttattatttgtatatatttaagagagggcataaatacataaatgtagGATATACCTGGAATAATTCATAAAAAGCCTGATAAGAATAGTTGCTTCTAGGGAGGGGTACTGAAGGACTAGGGGTGAGAAGTGAAGGGTAGGCTTATTTTTCACGTATTTTTATACTGCAATCTTTTAAAACACGTACATATAttacactttattcttttttttctttttttgtgaggaagatcagccctgagctaacatccgtgctaatcctcctctttttgttaaggaataccagctctgagctaacatctattgccaatcctcctcctttttttccccaaagccccagtagatagttgtatgtcatagttgcacatccttctagttgctgtatgtgggacatggcctcagcatggccggagaagcggtgcgtcggtgcgcgcccgggatccgaaccagggccgccagtagcggagcttgcgcacttaaccgctaagccacggggccagccctacactttattcttaagtgaaactgaAAGCaaggaaaaactttttttctcCAGCAGGAGATTGGGTGAATGAATTGTGATGTGTCCATAGAATGAGgattatttagcttttaaaaattgtgaagcTGTTCTTCATTAATtgaaatgcaaagaaatggagagagttAGTTATAGATGAGCAGGTACAACATGATCCCATTAGTCAGTGCTCTTCACAGCGTGGTCCTCTGACCGGCAGCACTGGCATTACTGGGAGCTGTTAGAGATGCAAATTCCCAGGCCTCACTTCAGATCTACTGTGGAATCATGGGAGAATCACAGGAGACGGAGCCCAACagtctgttttaaaaaattgttcaagTGATGGTTAAGCATGTTAAAGTTTGTGAAGCACTGCGTTAGGGCACGGGGGTACACCTTTGTCCGTGTGTGTGCAAGTGCATAAAGGGATGGTAGAAGGATGACTGTCACTGGGGGCTGGGGTTTGAATCATTTCCCTCAGCTTTTCTGCATCATTGGAACGGTTTTCAATAAACGTGCATAATTTTTtaagcagctttttaaaaaaagatatgatTCATATACTATAAAAGTCACCATTtaaaagtgtacaactcagtgctttttagtatattctcaAGTTTGGGCAACCATCACTGCTATCTAATTCCACAGCATTCTCATCACCCTGAAAAGAAACCCAGTAACCATgagcaatcactccccattccctcctccccgccAGTCCTAAACTGCTCAAtcaactttctgtctccatagatttgccttATCTAGACATTAAAgccataatttttaaaacctcagaaaataatgaagctatttttatttggaaaaacaaagcaaaatgaaaacaaagggaGAGAACTTGATGACAGGAAGTTTTGGTGGAAATAAAAAATGTGGATCATTCTAAAGCAGGATTTACATGATgtatgtctatttctctttttagcttTGATTGCTGACCCAAGGAGGAAGCTGATTTGGGCCATCGCCATCACCATGATAGGGGTGGTTCTCTTTGATTTTGCTGCTGACTTCATTGATGGGCCCATCAAAGCCTACTTATTTGATGTCTGCTCCCATCAGGACAAGGAGAGGGGCCTCCACTATCACGCTCTCTTCACAGGTAGGGAATATTCCGGAAAGTCTCTCCTTCAGCTCCTCAGACAGGGAGGTGCTTCCACTGAAGCCATCCAGTGCCTCTGCACGTCCAagtttttgaatgaatggatCAGTTGATGGAACGCTCCCATCACGCGGGTTCTGTCTCCCAGTGTGTTTCTCTAAACGATGTCAGCTTGTGACCAGGCTGTGGAGTTTTGCAAAGGAAGTTTACATGAGGGCTTTCTGAAGAACTATTTGTGGAGACATTTACAACTGAAATGAAAAGAGGCATTatgcacttttgttttttttttttaaatcagtaatgtattttttttaagactaATGGAGCATCAGTATCACTTAGGAACTGGTTAACAATGCAGCTTCCTGGGCCTCTCCTCCAGTTACTTTGATTCAGTGGGTTTGGAGTGGGGCCcagaaatttgtgtttttaacaagTACTCCGGATGATCCTGTGGCAAGAACCACATTTAAAACCAAAAGttgaaacaaaccaagcaaattAAAAAACTCTCATGCCTTAGAGATTTCTTAGTTATATTAAGAGTTGACATTTCCTCAACTTCCTGGTTTGAAAAAAGCCAAGCCAGAAGGACAATGGGGGGCTCTCTTCATTTTGTAGGGCTGTTGCCAGTCTCCTTTGGTTGCCATTGGGTCATTCATTCAGAGCAATGCTGCTAATGTTCAACACGCATTTGTAGAGCGCCAGTTAGGGCTGTTCTGGGACTTCGGGGTTATACATGAGGCTACCACATGATCCTGGcccttgaggatttttgtatctgttGGGGGGGACTCGATTAGTCCACCTTATTTGGTTGTCTTCATAGGCTAgtcaaagaatttattttatgttttgatatatgGCATTCTATCTCCTCCCAAGGCCAGGTAGGTCTCATGAGAAGCAGGATCTCGAGTTTTGTGGTTTATGTCTCCATAGCCAAGAGCCTAGTGGAAGCTGTTGGGTCAGTATTTATTGTTTGagcaaatatttggtgaatactGAGTAATGGTGAACACTGAAAGAATGGGGCTGCCCAGCAGAGAAAGTAGTCCCTCCTCGCTTTATAAAAGGTGGAGTAGCAGGAGTTCAGTCTGTCACTGGATCTGATCACCCTGTTTACAGCTACAAGGTCCCAGAA
The Diceros bicornis minor isolate mBicDic1 chromosome 20, mDicBic1.mat.cur, whole genome shotgun sequence genome window above contains:
- the SLC45A2 gene encoding membrane-associated transporter protein isoform X2, which encodes MKEFEPLPQPDHLCWLLSQAPCQIQLGAQTRGPHRRWWACRQVPNPVAMGGNSGQPGIHTCKSLAEDGPFGSVEPPKRSTGSLVLHSMAMFGREFCYAVEAAYVTPVLLSVGLPKRLYSVVWLLSPILGFLLQPVVGSASDHCRARWGRRRPYILTLGIMMLLGMALYLNGDTVTSALIADPRRKLIWAIAITMIGVVLFDFAADFIDGPIKAYLFDVCSHQDKERGLHYHALFTDSEDNDLEVTAEGAGEYATPLPLPLHQPPHWMDRLPVQHAILHRFHGPDCVPWGSL